A window of Clostridium botulinum BKT015925 contains these coding sequences:
- a CDS encoding ABC transporter permease: MKSYLDVTTKYLKFHWKRTLLTILGVIMSVALLSGLATIYYSYRDYNLAEAKRTDGDYEVAFKDINKAQINIIKNHPAVCNVGISQSIGQGKIYTENKKSSRRRFDVPSFKYLDIKALDTNSLNNIFKPTLVAGRYPKNKNELLVQKSSLKFLGKNITINSKVTFPLGKIQEPKEIEDSPENDSPNENIFIPQNECEYKIVGIMENCFFNHSNSLFEGITVLENKDLYNKASDNNVFTVYSSILSKKNKCEIGADIANSIGIKVDLATLPRYSLNTKLYFNDPLLRLYNQGSYCGLDSRFNLTILFMTFIIIICTIAIIYNSINISVLERISEFGILRSIGATPAQIRKMVFKESFIISIIGIPIGIISGVIATKIVLYIAGSLLMKNGFDPFEVFIYPGVIIISIILGLITVLLSTFGPSITAGRVSPLEAIKNSKNYKVGKIKRVPKGILSKLLFKVEGQLAYRNITRNKKRFIVTVFSLVISIIMFISFNSFADYMKLQDEPTTLLYHDACYSSNHLIPRSQYDNILKQEGIEKVYNSYETCIDIAIPNEKYNDNLESGINFESCKIKNINMLSGKLIGYDKESLKLCRNHILSGNYNDNDLNNMGVFLIDRNFNTESNEGKLPVSLTKYKVGDMIKFPKLQKYFAPNDNCLTNAINSNNFYELKILGILKQNPLSNNTMQDGIHLITSSKTYEKIMGLSENLSEQNLYIKFAPNANRDNIKTYFNKELNDAYESYTDYLEIIEKNRKQAFQISVFVYGFISVISLIGAINIINTISTSLLIRRREFAVLKSIGMSQNQLKKMILLEGAFHGIVASFFGSILGSMCSFILNKLNYPSIGNMYWSTPWRAILISTIGTIIISLISSLFPLRKISKDSIIENIRVEE, from the coding sequence ATGAAAAGTTATTTAGATGTTACCACTAAGTATTTAAAATTTCATTGGAAAAGAACGCTCCTTACTATTCTTGGAGTTATAATGTCTGTAGCACTCTTATCTGGACTTGCAACAATATACTATAGCTATAGAGACTATAATTTAGCTGAAGCTAAAAGAACTGATGGTGATTATGAAGTTGCTTTTAAAGATATAAATAAAGCTCAAATTAATATAATAAAAAATCATCCTGCTGTTTGCAATGTTGGAATTTCTCAAAGTATAGGTCAAGGGAAAATATATACAGAGAATAAAAAAAGCTCTAGAAGAAGATTTGATGTTCCATCTTTTAAATACCTAGATATAAAAGCACTAGACACTAATTCTCTAAATAATATATTTAAACCAACTTTAGTAGCTGGAAGATATCCTAAAAATAAAAATGAACTCTTAGTTCAAAAAAGTTCTCTAAAATTTCTAGGAAAAAATATAACTATAAATAGCAAAGTAACATTTCCCCTTGGAAAAATACAAGAACCTAAAGAAATTGAAGACTCCCCTGAAAATGATTCTCCTAATGAAAATATATTTATTCCACAAAACGAATGTGAATACAAAATTGTAGGAATCATGGAAAATTGTTTTTTTAATCATTCTAATTCACTATTTGAGGGAATAACTGTTCTTGAAAACAAAGACTTATACAATAAAGCTTCTGATAATAATGTATTTACAGTATATTCGTCTATTTTATCAAAGAAAAACAAATGTGAAATAGGTGCTGACATCGCAAATTCTATAGGTATTAAAGTTGATTTAGCTACTTTACCACGTTATTCTCTAAATACTAAACTATACTTCAATGACCCATTACTAAGATTATATAATCAAGGTAGCTATTGTGGACTTGACAGTAGATTTAATTTAACCATATTATTTATGACATTTATAATAATTATCTGTACCATTGCAATAATATATAATTCAATTAATATTTCTGTTCTTGAGAGAATATCTGAATTTGGAATTTTACGTTCAATTGGAGCAACTCCAGCTCAAATTAGAAAAATGGTATTTAAAGAATCTTTTATAATAAGTATTATTGGAATTCCCATAGGAATTATATCTGGAGTTATTGCAACAAAAATAGTTTTATATATAGCTGGTTCTCTCTTAATGAAAAATGGATTTGACCCATTTGAAGTATTTATATACCCTGGAGTAATTATAATAAGCATAATTTTAGGATTAATTACTGTACTTTTATCTACCTTTGGTCCATCAATTACAGCTGGACGAGTAAGTCCCCTTGAAGCCATCAAAAATTCTAAAAACTATAAAGTAGGAAAGATTAAAAGAGTTCCAAAAGGCATACTATCAAAATTACTATTTAAGGTAGAAGGTCAACTCGCATACAGAAATATAACCAGAAACAAAAAAAGATTTATTGTAACTGTATTCTCCCTTGTAATTAGCATAATAATGTTTATAAGCTTTAACTCTTTTGCAGATTATATGAAACTACAAGATGAGCCTACTACACTGCTATATCATGATGCGTGCTATTCATCAAACCACTTAATTCCTAGATCTCAGTATGATAATATTTTAAAACAAGAGGGAATTGAAAAAGTTTATAATAGCTATGAAACATGTATAGATATAGCTATTCCTAATGAAAAATATAACGATAATCTTGAATCAGGTATAAATTTTGAATCATGCAAAATTAAAAATATAAATATGTTATCCGGTAAACTTATAGGCTATGACAAAGAAAGTTTAAAACTATGTAGAAATCACATTCTATCTGGAAATTATAATGACAATGATTTAAACAATATGGGTGTATTTTTAATTGATAGAAATTTTAATACTGAAAGTAATGAAGGCAAACTTCCAGTAAGCCTTACTAAATATAAAGTAGGCGATATGATAAAATTTCCAAAACTACAAAAATATTTTGCTCCCAATGACAATTGTCTAACAAATGCTATTAATTCTAATAACTTCTATGAACTTAAAATCCTTGGAATTTTAAAACAAAATCCATTATCTAATAATACAATGCAAGATGGTATACATCTTATAACTTCATCAAAAACATATGAAAAAATAATGGGGCTTTCAGAGAATTTATCTGAACAAAATTTATATATCAAATTCGCTCCAAATGCTAACAGAGATAATATAAAAACTTATTTTAATAAAGAGCTAAATGATGCATATGAAAGTTATACTGATTATTTAGAAATTATAGAAAAAAACCGAAAACAAGCCTTCCAAATAAGTGTATTTGTATATGGCTTTATCTCGGTAATAAGTCTTATTGGTGCAATAAATATTATAAATACTATAAGTACAAGTCTTTTAATAAGACGACGTGAATTTGCAGTTTTAAAATCCATAGGCATGAGTCAGAATCAATTAAAGAAAATGATTCTACTTGAAGGGGCTTTTCACGGTATAGTTGCATCCTTCTTCGGAAGTATACTTGGTAGTATGTGTAGTTTCATACTTAATAAACTGAATTACCCATCAATAGGAAATATGTATTGGTCTACTCCTTGGAGGGCAATATTAATCTCCACCATAGGTACAATTATAATATCTTTAATTTCATCATTATTTCCTCTAAGAAAAATTAGTAAAGATAGTATAATTGAAAATATTCGAGTAGAAGAATAA
- a CDS encoding GTP-binding protein yields MKNIKNIGIVAHVDGGKTTTTEQIMYLSGIIRELGSVDKGSSKMDYNNIERQRGITIFSEQTSFQWKGANINLIDTPGHIDFSSELERSLKALDGAVLIISAVEGVQAYTETIWNLLRKNNIPTLIFINKLDRVGASIDRIYKDIEKNLTKDYFPIHKTEKIEKDFEDIIDLIDENEFSKDSQEKIILLEKLAEKDEEILEKYLEGEEITRNIFISKVQNLVKQCDTFPVLLGSAIKGIGIEKLLDSVVQLLPYHSGNDEKEFSGIIYKVKFDETVGKLCYVRVINGVVRVRDSIYNSLGEEEKITQIRKYNGEKYINVESLTSGEIGVVCGLKNVKANDSLGNSKNISNEDTINESALISRVIPKDEEKLQELLKALQILNEEDPTLQLEWNCENKELSISIKGSIHMEVLKEVIKERFNIQVEFLEPKVNYIETIEKISKGFCHFEPKKHYAEVEVEIEPNDRGKGVEFISEINGDILPYQYQNNIEKAAFEAMLHGPLIGGKVTDIKIKLINGKYHLEHTHGGDFRIATIRAVYQALQKNKVILLEPVYKYKIIVDKETGGKVMTDILKMGGKFKEPEISEDKMIIKAEVPVATSMNYKLQLLSATSGKAIVNMQFLKFDICHNEDEVLANEENIVEKEDLLYNGVSLFREKKKMKKVTIVE; encoded by the coding sequence ATGAAAAATATAAAAAATATAGGAATTGTAGCACATGTAGATGGGGGAAAAACAACAACTACGGAGCAAATTATGTATTTATCAGGTATAATCCGAGAGCTTGGTAGTGTAGACAAGGGTTCTTCAAAAATGGATTATAACAATATAGAAAGACAAAGAGGAATTACTATATTTTCAGAACAGACGAGTTTTCAGTGGAAAGGAGCTAATATAAATTTAATTGATACTCCAGGACATATAGATTTTTCGTCAGAACTCGAAAGATCATTAAAAGCACTTGATGGAGCTGTATTAATAATTTCAGCAGTAGAAGGAGTACAAGCATATACAGAGACTATCTGGAATCTTTTAAGAAAAAACAATATACCAACATTAATATTTATAAATAAATTAGATAGAGTTGGTGCAAGTATAGATAGGATTTATAAAGATATAGAAAAAAATTTAACGAAAGATTATTTTCCTATACATAAGACAGAAAAAATAGAGAAAGATTTTGAGGATATTATAGATTTAATAGATGAAAATGAGTTTAGCAAAGATTCGCAAGAAAAGATTATATTATTAGAAAAACTAGCAGAAAAGGATGAGGAAATATTAGAAAAGTATTTAGAAGGAGAAGAAATTACAAGAAATATTTTTATAAGTAAGGTACAAAATTTAGTGAAACAATGTGATACATTTCCTGTGTTGTTAGGTTCAGCAATAAAGGGAATTGGTATTGAAAAATTACTAGATTCTGTTGTACAGTTATTACCTTATCATAGTGGGAATGATGAGAAGGAGTTTTCAGGAATAATATATAAAGTTAAATTTGACGAAACAGTAGGTAAGCTTTGTTATGTGAGAGTTATTAATGGAGTGGTTAGAGTAAGGGATAGCATTTATAATAGTTTAGGAGAAGAAGAAAAGATAACTCAAATAAGAAAATATAATGGAGAAAAGTATATAAATGTTGAGAGTTTAACATCAGGAGAAATAGGAGTTGTTTGTGGACTTAAAAATGTTAAAGCTAATGATAGCCTAGGAAATAGTAAGAATATAAGTAATGAAGATACAATAAATGAATCTGCATTAATATCTAGAGTTATTCCTAAAGATGAAGAAAAATTACAAGAACTTCTAAAGGCATTACAAATTTTAAATGAAGAGGATCCAACACTACAATTAGAATGGAATTGTGAAAATAAAGAACTAAGTATAAGCATTAAAGGTTCAATACATATGGAAGTTTTAAAAGAAGTGATAAAAGAACGATTTAATATACAAGTTGAATTTTTAGAACCTAAAGTTAATTATATAGAAACAATAGAAAAAATAAGTAAAGGTTTTTGCCATTTTGAACCTAAAAAACATTATGCAGAGGTTGAAGTCGAAATTGAACCCAACGATAGGGGAAAAGGAGTAGAATTTATATCAGAAATAAATGGAGATATTCTTCCGTATCAATATCAAAATAATATAGAAAAAGCAGCATTTGAGGCAATGTTACATGGGCCTTTAATAGGTGGAAAAGTTACTGATATAAAGATAAAACTTATAAATGGTAAGTATCATCTTGAACATACTCATGGAGGGGATTTTAGAATAGCTACAATAAGAGCTGTTTATCAGGCATTACAAAAAAATAAAGTTATACTTTTAGAGCCTGTATATAAGTACAAAATTATTGTGGATAAAGAAACTGGTGGAAAAGTTATGACAGATATTTTGAAAATGGGAGGCAAGTTTAAAGAACCTGAAATCAGTGAAGATAAAATGATAATAAAAGCTGAAGTACCTGTTGCAACGTCAATGAATTATAAATTACAACTCTTGTCAGCAACATCAGGAAAAGCTATAGTTAATATGCAATTTTTAAAATTTGATATATGTCATAATGAAGATGAGGTTTTAGCAAATGAAGAGAATATAGTTGAAAAGGAAGATTTACTTTATAATGGGGTTTCACTTTTTAGAGAGAAGAAAAAAATGAAAAAGGTTACTATAGTTGAGTAA
- a CDS encoding insulinase family protein, translated as MHRRLKAKIVLALVSIMTCQTLAFQKPVLVSAVEPSSKLVNSVKENKSLGGFELVTKKYIKALNCNSYEYKHTKTGARLIFLDNKNEDKMICVNFRTPTKDSTGVNHIIEHSVLQGSKNYPVKDPFIQMSKQSLNTFLNAMTAADMTMYPVSSKNDKDFNNLMSVYLDAVFHPNMINDERIFKEEGWRYELESKDSELKYNGIVYNEMKGVYSDPSRVLVNAISKSLFPDTIYKNESGGSPDKIPDLSYKEFVDTYKKYYTPSNSYFYLSGNLNIEKTLNFIGEKYLNNFQKVEVDSSIPVQKSFNESKVSVAEYSVPKDASTKNKTYLSSNYVIDKSPNKDITMKFSLLNMLLTGTPASPICKAMQENGLGENIKSEFNPNYAQSTFSIIASNVNENQKERFQQVIDKTLKDIVKNGFDKKLLESLVNQFKLSKRMGNGNNPLMYNMLIMTSWLYDGDPTLYLDIDMDNIEKIIKDGELEKMIQKYLLDNKHSSLVVLNPSKGLQERREAQLKEKLASIKKSLSKDKINELVKQTKELKEWQGTPNTKEQLEKLPTLTRDDIDKKAREYKTIEKNQDGIKILQHPIFTNGVNYISLYFDTSKVPQEKLGYIGLLELTLAKVDTKNYTKEQLLNYIMANSGGIQVVNNAFDDAKDSNNYFPKTKVSIVSLNNKLDKNFEILKEMIFNSKLNDKKRLKEIINNTKMNLEAQLMTSGAQMANEKILSYISKAGKYNNYQSEGFYKFICDLDKNFDSKSDEILKNLETVRDIIFNKQDMIASYTGEEKDYNNFIDNFKKFAKELKNEKLQSHKYKFDDSKVNEGIITPSKVQYVVKGGNIKNAGYKDSGKLQVLANVLGSGYLWNDIRIKGGAYGAGVSADNGNLIFSSYRDPNLKETIDTFDKVPEYLSKFNADEKEMTNYIIGTIGKVDSAMNQLNSMLGPIAEGIIGDNMYITGTTQADMQKQREEILSTTAEDIRNFAKVVDAVLKQDYLCVVGGDAKIKENQKEFMSIKNVLDMDNKKDLTMTMEKKENVSVDKSFKVNFSKELDELTVNISNVYVLDDKNNKVDVEVSYDKKNKAVEVKSKNNYESGKKYILFIKGIQSVIKDGKVVKLVAPIKMEFTVK; from the coding sequence ATGCATAGAAGATTAAAAGCTAAAATAGTATTAGCTTTGGTATCCATTATGACATGTCAGACACTAGCGTTTCAAAAACCAGTATTAGTTAGTGCTGTAGAGCCAAGTTCAAAATTAGTGAATTCAGTTAAAGAAAATAAATCATTAGGTGGATTTGAACTTGTAACAAAAAAATATATAAAAGCTTTAAATTGTAATTCTTATGAATATAAACATACTAAAACAGGTGCTCGTCTTATATTTTTAGATAATAAAAATGAAGATAAGATGATTTGTGTTAATTTTAGAACACCAACTAAAGATAGTACTGGTGTAAATCATATTATAGAACATTCGGTACTTCAAGGATCCAAAAATTATCCTGTAAAAGATCCTTTTATACAAATGAGTAAGCAATCATTAAATACTTTTTTAAATGCTATGACGGCAGCAGATATGACTATGTATCCTGTATCAAGTAAAAATGATAAAGATTTCAATAATTTAATGAGTGTTTATTTAGATGCTGTTTTTCATCCCAATATGATAAATGATGAAAGGATTTTTAAAGAAGAGGGATGGAGATATGAACTTGAATCCAAAGATAGTGAATTAAAGTATAATGGTATCGTTTATAATGAGATGAAGGGTGTATATTCAGACCCATCTAGAGTATTAGTAAATGCTATATCTAAATCACTTTTCCCTGATACTATATATAAAAATGAATCTGGTGGTAGTCCGGATAAAATTCCAGATTTAAGTTATAAGGAGTTTGTTGATACATACAAAAAATACTATACTCCTTCTAATAGCTATTTCTATTTATCAGGAAATTTAAATATAGAAAAAACTTTAAATTTTATAGGAGAAAAATACTTAAATAACTTTCAAAAGGTAGAAGTTGATAGCAGTATTCCAGTACAAAAGTCATTTAATGAAAGCAAAGTTAGTGTTGCAGAATACTCAGTTCCAAAGGATGCATCTACCAAGAATAAAACTTATTTAAGTTCAAATTATGTAATAGATAAGTCACCGAATAAAGATATAACAATGAAATTTTCATTATTAAACATGTTGCTTACAGGAACACCAGCATCACCTATTTGTAAAGCTATGCAAGAAAATGGATTAGGTGAAAATATAAAATCTGAATTTAATCCTAATTATGCGCAATCAACATTCAGTATTATTGCATCAAATGTAAATGAAAATCAGAAAGAAAGATTTCAACAGGTTATAGACAAAACACTTAAAGATATAGTTAAAAATGGATTTGATAAAAAATTATTAGAGTCATTAGTTAATCAGTTTAAACTTTCTAAACGTATGGGAAATGGAAATAATCCTCTTATGTACAATATGCTAATAATGACAAGTTGGTTGTATGATGGAGATCCTACATTATATTTAGATATTGATATGGATAATATAGAGAAGATAATAAAGGATGGAGAACTAGAGAAAATGATTCAAAAGTATCTTTTAGATAATAAGCATTCATCTTTAGTAGTTTTAAATCCTTCAAAAGGTCTTCAAGAAAGAAGAGAGGCTCAATTAAAAGAAAAACTAGCTTCTATTAAAAAATCTTTATCTAAAGATAAAATTAATGAATTAGTAAAACAAACTAAGGAGCTTAAAGAGTGGCAAGGTACACCAAATACAAAAGAACAATTAGAAAAATTACCTACTCTTACTCGTGATGACATAGACAAAAAAGCTAGAGAATATAAAACAATAGAAAAAAATCAAGATGGAATTAAAATTCTTCAGCATCCTATTTTCACAAATGGAGTAAATTATATATCTTTATATTTTGATACATCAAAAGTTCCACAAGAGAAGTTAGGATATATAGGCTTATTGGAATTAACTTTAGCAAAGGTTGATACTAAAAATTATACTAAGGAACAATTATTAAATTATATTATGGCTAATTCAGGTGGTATTCAGGTAGTTAATAATGCATTTGATGATGCAAAGGATAGTAATAATTATTTTCCTAAGACTAAAGTTAGTATAGTATCTTTAAATAATAAATTAGATAAAAATTTTGAAATTTTAAAAGAAATGATATTTAATAGTAAATTAAATGATAAAAAACGTTTAAAAGAGATTATAAATAATACAAAAATGAATTTAGAAGCTCAACTTATGACAAGTGGAGCTCAAATGGCTAATGAAAAAATATTATCATATATATCTAAGGCTGGTAAATATAATAATTATCAAAGTGAAGGATTTTATAAATTTATATGTGATTTAGATAAAAACTTTGATAGTAAAAGTGATGAAATATTGAAAAACTTAGAAACTGTTAGAGATATTATATTTAATAAACAGGATATGATTGCAAGTTATACTGGCGAAGAAAAGGATTATAATAATTTTATTGATAATTTTAAGAAGTTCGCTAAAGAACTAAAGAATGAAAAACTTCAAAGTCATAAGTATAAATTTGATGATTCTAAAGTAAATGAAGGAATAATAACACCTTCAAAAGTTCAATATGTAGTTAAGGGTGGAAATATAAAAAATGCTGGTTATAAAGATAGTGGAAAACTTCAAGTACTTGCAAATGTATTAGGAAGTGGTTACTTATGGAACGATATAAGAATAAAAGGTGGAGCATATGGAGCAGGTGTTTCAGCAGATAATGGGAATTTAATATTTTCATCATATAGAGATCCTAATTTAAAGGAAACTATAGATACATTTGATAAAGTACCAGAATATCTTTCTAAATTCAATGCAGATGAAAAAGAGATGACAAATTATATAATAGGAACTATTGGAAAAGTAGATAGCGCCATGAATCAATTAAATAGTATGCTTGGACCGATTGCAGAAGGAATTATAGGAGACAATATGTATATAACTGGTACTACTCAAGCAGACATGCAAAAACAAAGAGAAGAAATTCTATCAACAACAGCGGAAGATATAAGAAATTTTGCAAAAGTTGTAGATGCTGTATTAAAACAAGATTATCTATGTGTAGTTGGTGGAGATGCTAAAATAAAAGAAAATCAAAAAGAATTTATGTCTATAAAAAATGTTTTAGACATGGATAATAAAAAAGACTTGACTATGACTATGGAAAAGAAGGAAAATGTATCTGTAGATAAGAGTTTTAAAGTTAATTTTTCTAAAGAATTAGATGAGCTTACAGTAAATATATCAAATGTTTATGTATTAGATGACAAGAATAATAAAGTAGATGTAGAAGTTAGTTATGATAAAAAGAATAAAGCAGTTGAGGTTAAATCAAAGAATAATTATGAAAGTGGAAAAAAATATATTTTATTTATTAAAGGAATTCAATCTGTTATAAAAGACGGAAAAGTAGTTAAATTAGTAGCTCCTATTAAAATGGAATTTACAGTGAAATAA
- a CDS encoding phosphodiester glycosidase family protein, with the protein MNKKKSKFKIIKFLLLEFVFCCIFTPIIAFHGPFNNVKDTLVGMSMTTMTHKWIAKLFLSDSEIQDILNENCVETLSQSKEALDNVHITSNGENNIKLSSLEGSRFKVYLLEISNPKKVRVGYAKNLGKVGEPTSEIAKEFNAIAAINGGSFKDETSNGTKFSGTGAYPQGVLMSAGKIIWKTVKPNTPIEIIGINYEGKLIVGKYTINELKALNCKEALCYDPFLVVNGKKAKIKGDGGYGMAPRTAIGQKRDGTILFLVADGTVLKRDGLRMDELQDILYEKGAYTAANLDGGSSVTMYHDGEVINNPCDSVGERPVPSIFYVEP; encoded by the coding sequence ATGAATAAAAAAAAATCAAAATTTAAAATAATCAAGTTTCTATTACTAGAGTTTGTGTTTTGTTGTATTTTTACTCCTATTATTGCCTTTCATGGTCCATTTAATAATGTAAAAGATACATTAGTTGGTATGTCTATGACTACAATGACTCATAAATGGATTGCTAAGTTATTTTTATCAGACTCTGAAATTCAAGATATCTTAAATGAAAATTGTGTTGAAACTTTATCTCAATCCAAAGAAGCACTTGATAATGTACATATAACTTCCAATGGCGAAAATAATATTAAACTATCTTCTCTAGAAGGATCTCGATTTAAAGTGTACTTATTAGAAATTAGTAACCCTAAAAAAGTAAGAGTAGGATATGCCAAAAATTTAGGTAAAGTTGGTGAACCAACTAGTGAAATTGCAAAAGAATTTAATGCTATAGCTGCAATAAATGGTGGCTCATTTAAAGATGAAACTTCAAATGGTACTAAATTTTCAGGAACAGGTGCTTATCCTCAAGGAGTACTTATGTCAGCTGGTAAAATTATTTGGAAAACTGTAAAACCTAATACCCCTATAGAAATCATTGGAATAAACTATGAAGGTAAACTTATTGTTGGAAAATATACTATAAATGAGTTAAAAGCTTTAAACTGCAAAGAAGCTTTATGTTATGACCCATTTCTAGTTGTAAACGGAAAAAAAGCTAAAATAAAAGGTGACGGTGGTTATGGTATGGCACCTCGAACGGCCATTGGTCAAAAAAGAGATGGAACTATTTTATTCTTAGTTGCCGACGGTACCGTACTTAAAAGAGATGGACTTCGTATGGATGAACTTCAAGATATATTATACGAAAAAGGTGCATACACTGCTGCTAACTTAGATGGGGGTTCATCTGTAACCATGTATCACGATGGAGAAGTTATAAACAATCCTTGTGATAGTGTTGGTGAGAGACCTGTGCCTTCAATATTTTATGTAGAACCTTAA
- a CDS encoding pyridoxal phosphate-dependent aminotransferase: MFSKKVLNNLNNSSWIRLMFEEGAKLEKKYGKDKVYDYSLGNPYAEPPFEVLNSLKNHVSGNEQGLHRYMSNAGYPEVREKIAEQLQKNSNIKLSTEHIVMTVGAAGGLNVVLKSILNPEEEVILFAPYFAEYNFYIDNHGGKTIIVPPDTSTFEPDLIYFEKSITPKTKAIIINNPNNPTGVIYNEKTLKNIQDIIFKKEQEFGITIFIISDQPYSEIIYDNTKLPNILSIFKNAIIVNSFSKSLGLAGERIGYIAVSSKIENVPTLINALSFCNRTLGFVNAPALFQKVIADSLDAKVDISAYEERRNFLYEHLTKLGFQCVKPQGAFYLFPKALIDDDVKFIKEAMKYNLLLVPGSGFGCPGYFRISYCVEFDMIKNSIAAFEKLANEFIK, encoded by the coding sequence ATGTTTTCAAAAAAAGTATTAAACAATTTAAATAACTCTTCTTGGATAAGGCTTATGTTTGAAGAAGGAGCAAAACTTGAAAAAAAATATGGTAAAGATAAAGTATATGATTATAGCCTAGGAAATCCTTATGCAGAACCTCCCTTTGAAGTTTTAAATTCACTAAAAAATCATGTATCTGGTAATGAACAAGGATTGCATAGATACATGAGTAACGCAGGTTATCCTGAAGTTAGAGAAAAAATAGCGGAACAATTACAAAAAAATAGTAACATTAAATTATCTACAGAACATATTGTTATGACCGTAGGTGCTGCCGGTGGACTTAATGTAGTTTTAAAATCAATATTAAATCCTGAAGAAGAAGTAATTTTATTCGCACCATATTTTGCAGAATATAATTTTTATATTGACAATCATGGTGGAAAAACTATAATCGTACCTCCTGACACTTCTACTTTTGAACCAGATTTAATATACTTTGAAAAAAGTATTACACCTAAAACTAAGGCTATAATAATTAACAATCCTAATAATCCAACAGGTGTCATATATAATGAAAAAACTTTAAAAAATATTCAAGACATAATTTTTAAAAAGGAACAAGAATTCGGAATAACTATATTTATTATATCTGATCAGCCTTATAGCGAAATTATTTATGATAATACAAAACTTCCAAATATACTTTCAATATTTAAAAATGCTATTATAGTTAATTCTTTTAGCAAATCTCTAGGTCTAGCAGGCGAAAGAATTGGTTACATTGCAGTAAGTAGCAAAATAGAAAATGTACCTACTCTTATAAATGCATTAAGTTTTTGTAATCGTACATTAGGGTTTGTTAATGCTCCAGCATTATTTCAAAAAGTTATAGCTGATTCATTAGATGCTAAGGTAGATATTTCTGCATATGAAGAAAGAAGAAATTTTTTGTATGAACATCTTACAAAACTAGGCTTTCAATGTGTAAAACCACAAGGAGCATTTTATTTATTTCCTAAAGCTTTGATTGATGATGATGTTAAATTTATAAAAGAAGCTATGAAGTATAACTTGTTATTAGTTCCTGGAAGTGGTTTTGGTTGTCCTGGATATTTTAGAATTTCATATTGCGTTGAATTTGATATGATTAAAAATTCTATTGCAGCCTTTGAAAAATTAGCAAATGAGTTTATTAAATAG